A genomic window from Streptomyces brevispora includes:
- a CDS encoding SMP-30/gluconolactonase/LRE family protein produces the protein MSSKFARNLLVAAIATASLAVVGPTGSATAVTAPLSHARITEHFDLPGGQMPENIVLEPNGSIDLSFSAAGQIAQVTRNGKVRVLATLPAPADDGVHTPALGFPLVTGLVRDAHGTLYFLYATGTADLTGVWRLTPGGTPERIAALPADGLPNGLALDSGRLYITDSVRGVIWRVPAAGGTATVWADGTELAPTGFLGANGLKVHNGAVWVSNLDKGTVVRYPVRRNGAAGPARIRAEQLPGIDDFAFIGRSDRILAALDQTDQVALVESDGTHTIVLSAQDGLQNPTAVAVRGDAVYVTSAAYLTKRDPNLLTARIHKRH, from the coding sequence GTGTCATCGAAGTTCGCAAGGAACCTGCTGGTCGCCGCCATCGCGACGGCCTCGCTCGCAGTTGTGGGCCCGACCGGTTCGGCGACGGCCGTCACGGCGCCGTTGTCACATGCCCGCATCACCGAGCACTTCGACCTGCCCGGCGGGCAGATGCCGGAGAACATCGTCCTGGAACCCAACGGCAGCATCGATCTGTCCTTCTCCGCCGCGGGCCAGATCGCCCAGGTCACCCGCAACGGCAAGGTGCGGGTGCTGGCGACCCTGCCCGCACCGGCCGATGACGGCGTGCACACTCCGGCGCTCGGCTTCCCCCTGGTCACCGGCCTGGTCAGGGACGCGCACGGCACGCTGTACTTCCTGTACGCCACGGGCACCGCCGACCTCACCGGCGTCTGGCGGCTCACGCCCGGCGGCACCCCGGAGCGGATCGCCGCGCTGCCGGCCGACGGCCTGCCCAACGGACTGGCGCTGGACTCCGGCCGCCTCTACATCACCGACTCGGTCCGTGGCGTCATCTGGCGCGTACCGGCCGCAGGCGGCACCGCGACGGTCTGGGCGGACGGCACCGAGCTCGCCCCGACCGGCTTCCTCGGCGCCAACGGCCTGAAGGTGCACAACGGTGCCGTCTGGGTGTCCAACCTGGACAAGGGCACCGTGGTCCGATACCCGGTGAGGAGGAACGGCGCTGCGGGCCCCGCCCGGATCAGGGCCGAACAGCTCCCCGGAATCGACGACTTCGCCTTCATCGGCCGCAGCGACCGAATCCTCGCCGCCCTCGACCAGACCGACCAGGTGGCCCTGGTCGAGTCCGACGGTACTCACACCATCGTCCTCAGTGCCCAGGACGGCCTGCAGAACCCCACGGCCGTCGCCGTGCGCGGCGACGCCGTGTACGTGACCTCGGCCGCCTACCTCACCAAGCGGGACCCCAACCTGCTCACCGCCCGCATCCACAAGCGCCACTGA
- a CDS encoding DUF192 domain-containing protein: protein MARWRNGTGTLTITDQEGERQAEIPLRIAASYRHRSRGLLGQDGIDGALLITPCGSVHSFRMRFTIDVAYLDRKLNVVAVHTMKPGRLGLPRIQARHVIESEAGAMAKWGLRPGIRVEIAQSDEELG, encoded by the coding sequence ATGGCTCGATGGCGCAATGGCACAGGAACGCTCACGATCACGGACCAAGAGGGGGAACGGCAGGCAGAGATACCGCTGCGGATCGCGGCCTCGTACCGTCACCGGAGCCGCGGGCTGCTCGGGCAGGACGGCATCGACGGCGCGCTGCTGATCACGCCGTGCGGGAGTGTGCACTCCTTCCGTATGCGGTTCACGATCGATGTGGCCTACCTGGACCGGAAGTTGAACGTGGTGGCGGTCCACACGATGAAGCCGGGACGGCTGGGACTGCCGCGGATCCAGGCCCGGCACGTGATCGAGTCGGAGGCCGGTGCGATGGCGAAGTGGGGGCTGCGGCCGGGCATACGGGTGGAGATCGCCCAGAGCGACGAGGAGCTCGGCTGA
- a CDS encoding endonuclease domain-containing protein → MHGVRRPPLRPLRALHAELANPRHRTARARSLLPLLDPLAGSPAETVARLLLHDSGLHPETQAELRTPNGRNLRPDFFFRAEGLVVEIEGYAFHGTREAHAEDLRRFNELQGCPEIRRILRFTATEIYRHPERVVAEIIAALHSLRTRSWK, encoded by the coding sequence GTGCACGGAGTACGCCGACCGCCGCTCCGCCCTCTCCGGGCGCTTCACGCGGAACTCGCGAACCCCCGTCACCGCACCGCCCGCGCCCGCAGCCTGCTCCCGCTCCTCGACCCGCTCGCCGGCTCTCCCGCCGAAACGGTCGCCCGCCTGCTCCTCCACGACTCCGGCCTGCACCCCGAAACGCAGGCGGAACTACGCACCCCCAACGGCCGCAATCTTCGCCCGGACTTCTTCTTCCGGGCCGAGGGGCTGGTCGTCGAGATCGAGGGCTACGCCTTCCACGGCACCCGCGAAGCACATGCGGAGGACCTTCGCCGTTTCAACGAGCTTCAGGGCTGCCCGGAGATCCGCCGTATTCTCCGCTTCACGGCAACGGAGATCTACCGCCACCCGGAGCGAGTCGTCGCCGAGATCATCGCGGCCCTCCATTCCCTTCGCACACGTAGTTGGAAGTGA
- a CDS encoding nitroreductase/quinone reductase family protein, with amino-acid sequence MPMSFNETIIEEFRANEGKIGGPFEGGDLLLLTTTGAKSGTERTTPLGYIRHGELLLLVGSNLGAPNHPAWYHNLLAHPVVRVEIGTRTFQALAVPAEGARRDELFAHAVRSAPGYGDYQDRTTRLLPVVVLERAEPDGWAGPGEVRTLADKVMEVHTWLRGQLRQVAAETEAHFAERAAHQGPGEPPVPGLGLQIRQRCLAFCQALEFHHTSEDGHLFPGIARHHPHLGDTFARLEDEHRTVARIQTALVDLLAGIGIAEPKRFRVELAAMAAELNAHLDYEEEAIVPLLAEVPWPPVPPAEAAEPAGGGAGRA; translated from the coding sequence ATGCCCATGTCCTTCAACGAAACGATTATCGAGGAGTTCCGCGCCAACGAGGGGAAGATCGGCGGCCCCTTCGAAGGCGGCGACCTCCTCCTGCTGACGACTACCGGCGCGAAGTCGGGGACCGAGCGGACCACACCCCTCGGGTACATCCGGCACGGCGAGCTGCTCCTGCTCGTCGGGTCCAACCTCGGCGCCCCGAACCACCCCGCCTGGTACCACAACCTGCTCGCCCACCCGGTGGTACGGGTCGAGATCGGAACCCGCACCTTCCAGGCCCTCGCGGTTCCCGCCGAGGGGGCCAGGCGCGACGAGCTGTTCGCGCACGCCGTACGGTCTGCCCCCGGGTACGGCGACTACCAGGATCGGACCACCCGGCTCCTGCCCGTCGTCGTGCTGGAACGCGCCGAGCCCGACGGGTGGGCGGGGCCCGGAGAGGTCCGCACCCTCGCCGACAAGGTCATGGAGGTTCACACCTGGCTGCGCGGCCAGTTGCGTCAGGTGGCGGCCGAGACGGAAGCCCACTTCGCCGAGCGCGCGGCCCATCAAGGTCCCGGTGAGCCACCGGTGCCGGGCCTGGGGCTGCAGATCAGGCAGCGATGCCTGGCGTTCTGCCAGGCCCTGGAGTTCCACCACACCAGTGAGGACGGGCACCTGTTCCCCGGGATCGCGCGCCACCACCCCCACCTGGGCGACACCTTCGCCCGGCTTGAGGACGAGCACCGCACCGTCGCACGGATTCAGACGGCGCTCGTGGACCTGCTCGCCGGCATCGGGATCGCCGAACCGAAGCGCTTCCGGGTCGAGTTGGCGGCGATGGCGGCTGAGCTGAACGCCCATCTCGACTACGAGGAGGAGGCGATCGTCCCCCTCCTGGCCGAGGTCCCCTGGCCGCCGGTTCCGCCCGCGGAGGCCGCGGAGCCCGCAGGCGGCGGGGCGGGCCGCGCCTGA
- a CDS encoding YihY/virulence factor BrkB family protein, with amino-acid sequence MFSKISDTAAAAPPRATGRAGRAGRAGRAGRAGHPGPARRWPVALRRTPVSLWNDDLSDWAAALTYYAILALLPALLVTVSVIGLANPRATDTLIADITAFAPAESGAALRQPLLAATHERTAVWLLVATGTVSAVWSASSYLAVFRRALHAMHGVRDTRPALRKAHIIVATAFGLLLLLMTSAFALVLSGPLARWLGHRMGLAHLGDELWAGLKWPVLLCLVACLITVLFRTGPASARGSRQVLPGGVLAALLWLVASAGFTLYATYIGSYSRLYGSLAGLVVFLIWVWFTNLALLTGAQFNVELSRVRPGGTDTPRGDTDTRPGGHDAAEDESEDGPEDGSGDQTGRDTRDQIEASPGSS; translated from the coding sequence GTGTTCAGCAAGATCAGCGACACCGCCGCCGCGGCACCGCCCCGGGCAACCGGGCGTGCCGGGCGTGCCGGGCGTGCCGGGCGTGCCGGGCGTGCCGGGCATCCCGGGCCCGCCCGGCGCTGGCCCGTCGCGCTGCGGCGGACGCCCGTCTCCCTGTGGAACGACGACCTCTCGGACTGGGCGGCGGCCCTGACGTACTACGCCATCCTCGCGCTGCTCCCGGCGCTCCTGGTGACGGTGTCCGTCATCGGACTGGCCAACCCCCGGGCCACGGACACGCTGATCGCCGACATCACCGCCTTCGCACCGGCGGAGTCCGGCGCCGCGCTGCGCCAGCCCCTGCTGGCGGCCACGCACGAGCGGACCGCGGTCTGGCTGCTGGTCGCGACCGGCACCGTCAGCGCGGTCTGGTCCGCGTCCAGCTATCTCGCCGTGTTCCGGCGGGCGCTGCACGCGATGCACGGGGTCCGGGACACCCGGCCCGCCCTGCGCAAGGCGCACATCATCGTGGCGACGGCGTTCGGGCTGTTGCTGCTCCTGATGACGAGCGCGTTCGCCCTGGTGCTCTCCGGTCCGCTGGCCCGCTGGCTCGGACACCGGATGGGGCTGGCACATCTGGGGGACGAGCTGTGGGCGGGGCTGAAGTGGCCCGTGCTGCTCTGTCTGGTCGCCTGCCTGATCACGGTCCTCTTCCGGACCGGTCCGGCATCGGCACGTGGGTCACGGCAGGTGCTTCCGGGCGGAGTGCTGGCGGCCCTTCTGTGGCTGGTGGCCTCGGCCGGGTTCACGCTGTACGCGACGTACATCGGCTCCTACAGCCGGTTGTACGGGTCCCTGGCGGGGCTGGTGGTGTTCCTGATCTGGGTGTGGTTCACCAACCTGGCGCTGCTGACGGGCGCCCAGTTCAACGTGGAGCTGAGCCGGGTGCGGCCCGGAGGCACCGACACTCCGCGCGGAGACACCGACACCCGGCCCGGCGGCCATGACGCGGCCGAGGACGAGAGCGAGGACGGGCCCGAGGACGGGTCCGGGGACCAGACCGGCCGCGACACCCGGGACCAGATCGAGGCCTCGCCCGGCAGTTCGTGA
- a CDS encoding helix-turn-helix domain-containing protein, whose product MDAHGQLGAFLQARRAQLRPQDVGLPTYGDRRRVPGLRREELALLAGVSSSYYTRLEQGASCHASVEVLDAIARGLRLEETERLHLHDLATACRHRTTARRPPAERLAPAVRELVRSLAEVPVVVTGRRSDVLAWNSAGHALLAGHVDPTGPDRPADRPNMARLVFLDAHIRELYVDWTAKARAVVGNLRLVAGRHPQDALLTSLIGELTTRSPEFAGMWADHRVRACDTAEYGLRHPLVGPLTVRQQTLTVPSQPEQSLVMVTATPRSASQAALRLLVQATGAGSGAGTETWAGTGANPTSAARRRYGVQHSR is encoded by the coding sequence ATGGACGCACACGGACAGCTCGGCGCCTTCCTCCAGGCGCGGCGGGCCCAGTTGCGGCCCCAGGACGTCGGGCTGCCGACCTACGGGGACCGCCGACGGGTTCCGGGACTGCGGCGTGAGGAGCTGGCCCTGCTGGCGGGCGTCAGCTCCTCCTACTACACGCGTCTGGAGCAGGGGGCTTCGTGTCACGCGTCCGTCGAGGTGCTGGACGCGATCGCCCGGGGCCTGCGCCTGGAGGAGACGGAACGGCTGCACCTGCACGACCTGGCCACCGCCTGCCGGCACCGGACCACGGCCCGCCGGCCCCCGGCCGAGCGGCTGGCCCCGGCCGTGCGCGAACTGGTGCGGTCCTTGGCCGAGGTGCCCGTCGTGGTGACCGGGCGGCGCAGCGACGTACTGGCCTGGAACAGCGCGGGGCACGCCCTGCTGGCCGGGCATGTGGACCCGACCGGCCCGGACCGCCCGGCGGACCGTCCGAACATGGCGCGGCTGGTCTTCCTGGACGCCCACATCCGTGAGCTCTACGTCGACTGGACGGCGAAGGCCCGAGCCGTGGTCGGCAATCTGCGACTGGTTGCGGGGCGGCATCCGCAGGACGCCCTGCTGACGTCGCTCATCGGCGAACTGACGACCCGGAGCCCGGAGTTCGCCGGCATGTGGGCCGACCACCGGGTTCGGGCGTGCGACACCGCCGAGTACGGGCTACGGCACCCGCTCGTCGGTCCGCTGACGGTCAGGCAGCAGACGCTGACCGTACCGTCCCAGCCCGAGCAGTCGCTGGTCATGGTCACCGCCACCCCCAGATCGGCTTCCCAGGCCGCACTGAGACTCCTCGTCCAGGCCACCGGGGCGGGGTCCGGGGCTGGGACTGAGACTTGGGCTGGGACTGGGGCGAACCCCACCTCGGCGGCGCGCCGCCGCTACGGGGTTCAGCACTCCCGGTAG
- a CDS encoding isoprenyl transferase → MNLRDLVYGLYARRVEARLDHAQVPKHIGVILDGNRRWAKASGGTAAEGHQAGADKIKELLGWCSETDVEVVTLWMLSTDNFDRPESELIPLLGIIENTVRDLVADGRWRVHHVGTLDLLPAHTQTVLKEAEQATIGVDGILVNVAVGYGGRQEIADAVRSLLLDHSSKGTSFEDLAEIVSTDLISEHLYTRGQPDPDLVIRTSGEQRLSGFMLWQSAHSEYYFCEVFWPAFRRVDFLRALRDYAARHRRYGG, encoded by the coding sequence GTGAACTTGCGCGACCTGGTGTACGGGCTCTATGCCCGCCGGGTGGAGGCCCGCCTCGATCACGCCCAGGTGCCCAAGCACATCGGTGTCATCCTCGACGGGAACCGGCGCTGGGCGAAGGCCTCCGGCGGCACCGCCGCGGAGGGACACCAGGCGGGCGCGGACAAGATCAAGGAACTCCTCGGCTGGTGCAGCGAGACCGACGTCGAAGTCGTCACCCTCTGGATGCTGTCCACGGACAACTTCGACCGGCCCGAGTCCGAGCTCATCCCGCTCCTCGGCATCATCGAGAACACCGTGCGGGACCTCGTCGCGGACGGCCGCTGGCGGGTCCACCACGTCGGCACGCTCGACCTGCTGCCCGCGCACACCCAGACGGTCCTCAAGGAGGCCGAGCAGGCCACGATCGGGGTCGACGGAATACTCGTCAACGTCGCCGTCGGCTACGGCGGCAGGCAGGAGATCGCGGACGCGGTGCGGTCGCTGCTGCTCGACCACTCCTCGAAGGGCACGTCCTTCGAGGACCTGGCGGAGATCGTCTCCACCGACCTGATCTCCGAGCACCTCTACACCCGGGGCCAGCCCGACCCCGACCTCGTGATCCGGACCAGCGGGGAGCAGCGCCTCTCGGGCTTCATGCTCTGGCAGAGCGCCCATTCGGAGTACTACTTCTGCGAGGTCTTCTGGCCGGCCTTCCGCCGGGTCGACTTCCTGCGGGCCCTGCGTGATTACGCGGCCCGCCACCGCCGCTACGGCGGCTGA
- a CDS encoding DinB family protein, with product MTRTDSPPAWDERTQLTTFLDYTRATATAKCEGLAQEDAREAPLPGSPLMTLAGVVNHLRWVEYYWFEVVFLGGEDEGPWTDEDPDREMRIAVDMPLADVLTEYEEQCARYRELVAAHDLDTPAKRPRRDGRNPDLRWILLHLVEETARHNGHLDIIREIVDGSTGS from the coding sequence ATGACACGCACCGATTCGCCTCCCGCCTGGGACGAGCGCACTCAGCTGACCACATTCCTCGACTACACCCGCGCGACCGCGACGGCCAAGTGCGAAGGCCTCGCGCAGGAGGATGCCCGTGAGGCTCCGCTGCCGGGCTCGCCCCTGATGACGCTCGCGGGTGTGGTCAACCATCTCCGCTGGGTCGAGTACTACTGGTTCGAGGTCGTGTTCCTCGGTGGGGAGGACGAGGGCCCGTGGACCGATGAGGATCCCGACCGCGAGATGCGCATCGCCGTCGACATGCCGCTCGCCGACGTGCTGACGGAGTACGAGGAGCAGTGCGCCCGCTACCGGGAGCTCGTCGCCGCCCATGACCTGGACACCCCGGCCAAGCGTCCGCGGCGCGATGGCCGCAACCCCGATCTGCGCTGGATCCTGCTGCACCTCGTCGAGGAGACCGCACGGCACAACGGCCACCTCGACATCATCCGAGAGATCGTCGACGGCAGCACGGGGTCCTAG
- a CDS encoding prepilin peptidase, translating into MYAMLIGVAALWGAATGLLVPRAAYRFSVEPEDAWRDTCPAGHALTGPGRGWLGSTRCTTCAEVGAAIAVHTATGPGAAQPEPDAEADPETDTGTVTATDAAGTTPRGGGPRYAPSLLVPVVSTLGCAAVAATTGARPELAVWLLLAPVAVLLAAIDRRVHRLPDELTLPAAGIAAALLGIAVLLPEHGGSWLSALLGGAALGAFYFLLFLINPTGMGFGDVKLALSLGVALGWYGWAVVFAGGFAGFLFGAAYGLALMIMRGAGRKTGIPFGPFMIAGALVGIFLGGLTA; encoded by the coding sequence GTGTACGCCATGCTGATAGGGGTCGCCGCCCTCTGGGGCGCCGCGACCGGACTGCTGGTCCCGCGCGCGGCCTACCGGTTCTCCGTCGAACCCGAGGACGCATGGCGGGACACCTGCCCAGCCGGCCATGCCCTCACCGGGCCGGGCCGCGGCTGGCTCGGCTCCACGCGCTGTACGACCTGCGCCGAGGTGGGGGCGGCCATCGCCGTGCACACGGCCACCGGGCCAGGGGCGGCCCAGCCGGAGCCGGACGCGGAGGCCGATCCGGAAACGGACACAGGAACGGTCACGGCTACGGACGCCGCGGGCACGACGCCGCGCGGCGGCGGCCCACGCTACGCACCGTCCCTCCTCGTCCCCGTCGTCTCCACCCTCGGCTGCGCCGCAGTCGCCGCGACCACCGGGGCCCGCCCCGAGCTCGCCGTGTGGCTGCTGCTCGCCCCCGTCGCGGTACTCCTCGCGGCCATCGACCGCCGCGTCCACCGGCTGCCGGACGAGCTGACGCTGCCGGCCGCGGGGATCGCCGCGGCCCTCCTGGGCATTGCCGTACTGCTCCCGGAACACGGCGGCTCCTGGCTGTCCGCCCTGCTCGGCGGAGCGGCCCTCGGCGCCTTCTACTTCCTGCTCTTCCTCATCAACCCGACCGGAATGGGCTTCGGCGACGTCAAGCTCGCGCTCTCGCTGGGCGTGGCGCTCGGCTGGTACGGCTGGGCCGTCGTGTTCGCCGGGGGCTTCGCCGGATTCCTGTTCGGCGCGGCGTACGGTCTCGCCCTGATGATCATGCGCGGCGCCGGGCGCAAGACGGGCATCCCGTTCGGCCCGTTCATGATCGCCGGTGCACTGGTGGGGATCTTCCTCGGCGGCCTGACGGCCTGA
- a CDS encoding Hint domain-containing protein, whose product MPRTDARLLGLRGGRKRRGRRDRGQGALEYLGLVLVVAAVVGALVATGIGADLTEKIGVQVCRIGGGGNCGGDGNAGARNGGSNSPGNGDPASDRNPDGSAKTPAQIEYDKALKGLEDAQKESKSNGDKALEAAKELAKILADELGITDALDCITKGDMGACTETLINVLLSLIGGAVGKLGAKYGAPWKWKKAYKLIKSLKKHGTELYDGLKGLIKSRKKVKEAEEALEKAGKKVEGEKKSPPKKDEKPNCKVKHSFLPGTRVLLADGRTVSIEAVRAGDLVEATDPDSGLTRARRVERSITTHDDKDFTRLVFRTSGGPAVITATDTHPFWVTGERRWADAGDISPGMDLRTPDGSVLTVAGVSRYTQRQTTHDLTVNGIHTYYVLAGGVPLLVHNNSWCTDEDRFEDADDIAKGHADGKHAGDFPGLSQKDLADLTKDVIKNPSRTKELGGGRKAFLGKDGTTIVIHDPMSPDGGTVFRRDPAKLEKYWEELN is encoded by the coding sequence GTGCCGCGAACGGATGCGCGTCTGCTGGGGTTACGTGGCGGGCGCAAGCGCCGTGGACGGCGCGACCGGGGTCAGGGTGCGCTGGAGTATCTGGGTCTGGTCCTGGTGGTCGCGGCGGTCGTCGGCGCGTTGGTGGCGACGGGGATCGGCGCCGATCTGACGGAGAAGATCGGGGTTCAGGTCTGCCGGATCGGTGGCGGCGGGAACTGCGGCGGCGACGGTAACGCCGGCGCGCGGAACGGCGGTTCGAACAGTCCGGGCAACGGTGACCCGGCGTCGGACAGGAATCCGGACGGTTCGGCCAAGACTCCGGCACAGATCGAGTACGACAAGGCGCTGAAGGGCCTTGAGGACGCGCAGAAGGAATCGAAGTCCAACGGTGACAAGGCGCTCGAGGCCGCGAAGGAACTCGCGAAGATCCTCGCCGACGAGCTGGGCATCACCGACGCCCTGGACTGCATCACCAAGGGCGACATGGGCGCCTGCACCGAAACCCTCATCAACGTCCTGCTGAGCCTGATCGGCGGCGCGGTCGGAAAGCTGGGGGCGAAGTACGGGGCGCCCTGGAAGTGGAAGAAGGCCTACAAGCTCATCAAGAGCTTGAAGAAGCACGGCACCGAGCTCTACGACGGCCTCAAGGGCCTCATCAAGAGCCGGAAGAAGGTCAAGGAAGCCGAAGAGGCCCTGGAGAAGGCCGGAAAGAAGGTCGAGGGCGAGAAGAAGAGCCCGCCGAAGAAGGACGAGAAACCCAACTGCAAGGTCAAGCACAGCTTCCTGCCCGGTACGCGGGTACTGCTCGCCGACGGACGTACGGTCTCCATCGAGGCGGTCCGGGCCGGTGACCTGGTCGAGGCCACGGACCCGGACAGCGGCCTGACCCGGGCACGCCGCGTCGAGCGGTCGATCACGACCCACGACGACAAGGACTTCACCCGCCTGGTCTTCCGCACCTCCGGCGGTCCCGCGGTGATCACCGCGACCGACACCCACCCGTTCTGGGTGACCGGCGAGCGGCGCTGGGCCGACGCCGGCGACATCTCCCCGGGTATGGACCTGCGTACCCCCGACGGTTCCGTGCTCACCGTCGCCGGTGTCTCCCGCTACACCCAGCGGCAGACCACCCACGACCTCACCGTCAACGGCATCCACACGTACTACGTGCTGGCCGGCGGCGTCCCCCTCCTGGTGCACAACAACTCCTGGTGCACCGACGAGGACCGGTTCGAGGACGCCGACGACATCGCCAAGGGGCACGCGGACGGCAAGCACGCCGGTGACTTCCCCGGTCTGTCGCAGAAGGATCTCGCCGACCTCACCAAGGACGTGATCAAGAATCCGTCGCGGACCAAGGAGCTGGGCGGCGGTCGGAAGGCGTTCCTGGGCAAGGACGGCACGACTATCGTGATCCACGACCCGATGAGCCCGGACGGCGGAACCGTGTTCCGGCGGGACCCGGCCAAACTCGAGAAGTACTGGGAAGAGCTGAACTGA
- a CDS encoding class I SAM-dependent methyltransferase, translating to MAGTPEDTQAAEAARRARFDALVTEADTVSVAGWDFSWLDGRATEERPSWGYARAMGERLGRASAALDIQTGGGEVLASAPKLPPLTVATESWPPNIARATALLHPLGAAVVADADEPPLPFGDAAFDLVVSRHPVTTWWDEIARVLAPGGTYFSQQVGPASVFELVEYFLGPQPPEVRGGRDPEQARAAAEAAGLEVVDLRFERLRAEFFDIGAVVYFLRKVIWMVPGFTVERYRPQLAALHRRIETEGPFVAHTTRFLVEARKPGRPV from the coding sequence ATGGCCGGAACACCCGAGGACACACAAGCGGCAGAGGCGGCCCGGCGGGCCCGGTTCGACGCCCTGGTCACCGAGGCGGACACCGTCTCCGTGGCCGGCTGGGACTTCTCCTGGCTCGACGGCCGGGCCACCGAGGAACGGCCCTCCTGGGGTTACGCCCGTGCCATGGGGGAGCGGCTCGGCAGGGCGAGCGCCGCGCTCGACATCCAGACCGGCGGCGGCGAGGTCCTCGCCTCCGCGCCGAAACTGCCGCCGCTGACCGTCGCCACCGAGTCCTGGCCGCCCAACATCGCCCGCGCCACCGCCCTTCTGCACCCGCTCGGTGCGGCCGTGGTCGCGGACGCCGACGAGCCGCCGCTGCCGTTCGGCGACGCGGCCTTCGACCTCGTCGTCAGCCGGCATCCGGTGACCACCTGGTGGGACGAGATCGCCCGGGTCCTGGCGCCCGGCGGCACGTACTTCTCGCAGCAGGTCGGCCCGGCCAGCGTCTTCGAACTCGTCGAGTACTTCCTCGGCCCGCAGCCGCCGGAGGTACGCGGCGGACGCGACCCGGAACAGGCGCGCGCCGCGGCCGAGGCGGCCGGACTCGAAGTCGTCGACCTGCGGTTCGAGCGACTGCGTGCGGAGTTCTTCGACATCGGCGCCGTCGTCTACTTCCTGCGCAAGGTGATCTGGATGGTGCCGGGCTTCACCGTCGAGCGGTACCGGCCACAACTCGCCGCACTGCACCGCCGGATCGAGACCGAGGGGCCGTTCGTCGCACACACCACCCGCTTTCTGGTCGAGGCCCGCAAACCCGGGCGGCCGGTCTGA
- the mgrA gene encoding L-glyceraldehyde 3-phosphate reductase: MTDSPSPHSSYRAAGSRYDSMEYRRTGRSGLKLPAVSLGLWHNFGDDRTLDSQRAILRRAFDLGVTHFDLANNYGPPPGSAELNFGKLFRQDFAPYRDELVISTKAGYDMHPGPYGEWGSRKYLLSSLDASLKRMGLDHVDIFYSHRFDPDTPLEETMGALASAVRQGKALYVGVSSYNSEQTAEAARLLKEMGVPALIHQPSYSMINRWTEDDGLLDTLEAAGMGCISFVPLAQGLLTNKYLKGIPEGSRATQGKSLDPDLLSDEVVRRLNGLNDIAHRRGQSLAQLALNWVLRDSRMTSALIGASSVRQLEENVAALAGPALSAADLKEIDTFAVDTAGTNIWAGRA, from the coding sequence GTGACTGATTCCCCTTCTCCCCATTCCTCATACCGGGCCGCCGGGTCGCGCTACGACTCCATGGAGTACCGCCGCACCGGCCGCAGCGGCCTCAAGCTCCCGGCCGTCTCGCTCGGCCTGTGGCACAACTTCGGCGACGACCGCACCCTCGACTCGCAGCGCGCCATTCTGCGCCGCGCCTTCGACCTCGGCGTGACCCATTTCGACCTGGCCAACAACTACGGCCCGCCGCCCGGCTCCGCCGAGCTCAACTTCGGGAAGCTCTTCCGCCAGGACTTCGCCCCCTACCGCGACGAGCTGGTCATCTCCACCAAGGCCGGGTACGACATGCACCCCGGCCCGTACGGCGAGTGGGGCTCGCGCAAGTACCTGCTGTCGTCGCTCGACGCCTCCCTCAAGCGGATGGGCCTCGACCACGTCGACATCTTCTACTCCCACCGCTTCGACCCGGACACCCCGCTGGAGGAGACGATGGGGGCGCTGGCCTCCGCCGTGCGGCAGGGCAAGGCGCTGTACGTCGGGGTGTCCTCGTACAACTCCGAGCAGACCGCCGAGGCGGCCCGGCTGCTCAAGGAGATGGGCGTGCCGGCCCTGATCCACCAGCCGTCCTACTCGATGATCAACCGCTGGACCGAGGACGACGGTCTGCTGGACACGCTGGAGGCGGCCGGCATGGGCTGCATCTCCTTCGTGCCGCTCGCCCAGGGGCTGCTGACCAACAAGTACCTGAAGGGCATTCCTGAGGGTTCGCGCGCCACTCAGGGCAAGTCCCTCGACCCGGACCTGCTCTCGGACGAGGTGGTGCGCCGGCTCAACGGGCTGAACGACATCGCGCACCGGCGCGGCCAGTCGCTGGCCCAGCTGGCCCTCAACTGGGTGCTGCGCGACAGCCGTATGACGTCGGCTCTGATCGGCGCGTCGAGCGTGCGGCAGCTGGAGGAGAACGTCGCGGCGCTGGCCGGGCCGGCTCTGTCCGCGGCGGATCTGAAGGAGATCGACACCTTCGCCGTGGATACCGCGGGCACCAACATCTGGGCCGGACGGGCCTGA